The DNA window CGACGAGGACCGCGATTCTCGAAAGATCGGACTTCGTGAGGTCGACGAGCCGGAACCAGCCGGACTCGATCAGCCGCAGGAACGCCGCCTCCGCCTTCGCGCCACCGAGCCTGCCGATCATGTAGCAGCTCTCGCCGGCGACGAAGCTGGGGACGAGCAAGGGCCGATCGGCGTTGCGTAGGCGCCTGAACTCCTGTACGCAGCGCTCGTGGTTCTTGTCGTCCCGGAAGGTCGCGGCCACGATCGGGCCGGTGTCGACTACGATCACGCTTCGTGACCGTAGCCCTCCCCGAGGATTTCTTCCACCTGTTCTGAGGCGTCGCTCCGGCCGGCTTCGTAAGCGCCGAAGAGCGCGGGCATGCCGTCGTGACCGAGCTCCGGCTCCTTGGAGCCCGGGTGGACGAGCCGGAGGAGTCGCGCACGCTCTTCACGCACCTGGTCGGGCCGGAGCTGGTCGACCAGGCGGTGAAGATCTTCGTACTCTTCCTGCAGTGCCGTCATGCTGTCGATTCTACGGTGCGTTCTCTTGAAACAAGAGGGCGGTCAGCCGGCG is part of the Nonomuraea coxensis DSM 45129 genome and encodes:
- a CDS encoding type II toxin-antitoxin system VapC family toxin, encoding MIVVDTGPIVAATFRDDKNHERCVQEFRRLRNADRPLLVPSFVAGESCYMIGRLGGAKAEAAFLRLIESGWFRLVDLTKSDLSRIAVLVERYHDLPLGAADASVVAVAERLRVTEVMTIDVRDFSVVRPIHTPALTLLPR